The DNA sequence AAATTGTTTGTGTTAAAATGAGCGATCAAAtagaacttaagtagtaattccATATTCACCCATTTGAATGTAGTTTTTTACTTCCAGTGTAATAATTCTAATGTGGATGTATCCTTGTGATTATTCATTATATAAAAGATAAAATGTTAAATAAAGCTTTTGCTTCAGAAGGAAGGATGACCGTTAAGTTTTCTGCCTAATAATACATATCTATGTAACTGGACTTTGCTAGAAGTGTCGAACTTGGATAAGTCCAAGTATCGTAGTACGAAGTATTTTGAAATCTCTGGCATGTTTGTGGTCTAAAATTGAATTCTATTATGTCCATACCAATGTCTAACATGGGTACTGGAGGTGAAATAAAGCGTCCAGGTAACACCCATTAAATTTTATCAGGGAAAAACAAGACATACCTGCACAGAAGTAGAAGTATCGCACAAGAGCTGAATGAGAGGCATAATGATGGTTTCAGTCATAAAATGACCCGCACTTAGATGCTGAAATGACAGGATGTTAGCCAAGATTATCAGAGATTGAGAGGCTAATATCCTACATAAAAATGGAACGTTTAGCAATTTTTAACATACCTGGACTGAGCGTGAGAGACTCTTTAAACAAAGGCATGCTGCAACACGTATTTCAGATCTTTCATGATTTAAGGCATCGATCATCAAGTTGAACGCCTGCACTTTAAGCATTCATTGCTACTAAGTAAACATATTTGTATTAGCATATCAGGACTGTTTACAACTATTCTGGTCCAACAATAAAACTATCTATAACTGATTCTGGTCCAACAATAAAACTGGTCATTTAGCTTATCTACTTTGTTTATTCAGAAGTGTGCAATGACCAATTTCATTTTTAAAACGATATAGGATAATACCAAAACTATGATGCATATACATGCATACACATCCGCTAAATTTTCTATAAAGGTTGACATTTTTTTTTGCATTTTGTTGCACAGTCAGGTTACCCTTTCTTAACCTTTGCAGTAAATGATGAAAATCACAATTTTTGCTGTAAAGTAAACCAGAGGGAAATTGTGTTTCGCATATCACTGGCTTATCAATGTACCGATGACGGAGATTTCTCACAAAACTTTAGTAAGGACTCTGAAGAGATTACCTTTCTGGTCTGTTTTCTAAGCAGCACTAGAAGAAAGGAATCAAGAAGGTATAAGATATAGAATGTGTCATTTTGttataaaaaaaacataaattttcTTCGCCTAGCAACGGTGATATACTTAAAGCTGCCGAGAGTTTTTTATTGAAATAGACTTCTATATTCAACGAAAAAATATATACTTGAAGCAGTAGAGTTCCTCGCATTGCTTTAACTGACAAAAAAAATAAAGGAGAAGAAAAATCAATAATTTGCACGTGACAGGAGTTCTAGAGGCGGAAATCCAATCCCTGGTTAAGCTGACTCAAGACTACCTATAGGGACAAGCAAATCTGGAGAGTCGCGGTAACTTGTTGGATACAACTTACAAGAAACAACTAATCTAGGAATCTAATAAGACTACAGAGCTAGGGTTTATATAATATGTAATCTAGTATCCTATCCATCCACTGATTTATCTGACACTGGAATCTGTTGGATGACGAACCCAAATGGTAAAACTTATTACATAGCTATTTtccctgatatatatatatatgggggGTCAAATGGAAGTTGCTAAGCTTTCCTGTATGTTAAATTTTAGTTGTCCCCATATCATGCCATTAAGATAGATGTCAAAATCAAAATATTAAGCTAAAAGAATTTACAACTGAGACGAGGAAAACTACTGGCAAAAAAATCATTAAAAGCCAAATTGATCATTTTGCTGAGACAACAAACCTTATGCGTAAAGATCTTTGATCTGCAGCACTCCAGTTTTGAGCTTAGACCAGCCAGAGCCACCAGTATACCTTGATAACGTCGGATCTGTAATAAACAATTCTGCAACTGGTCACATAGTTTATCAACAACATTTGCCTCGAATGCTAATTTCTGCAGATCCTCCGATTCTGAAATAAAACTTGACAAAGCAAAGCCAGCTTCATCCCCAACTTCACCAGGATCATCCATAAGCTCAAGCAAAATTGTTATCAATTTCATTTTGATTCCTGCACCTTGAAGACAGGTAGGAGACGAACTATTTACTACAATCAAACACATGCAAGCAAGCAACCTTGTCCGAGGATACCTATCTTTTGTTAACTCAGTCACAGCACTCAAAGCTCTACCACTTTCAGGACCAACAAACTTCGAGATGACCGCTGGATTATCTTTAATTAGTGAGGCTAACGACTCTAAACTAGCATCTCTCTGGCTTAGAGAACCTCTAAGAAGAGAGACCAGTTTCTTGAGGACTCCAGCATCACTGAGAGCACTCTGCTCCAGCTTTGTCCGGCAGGACTGCGTAATGATACTAGCACCAAGTCCAGTAACATTCTCATTCGTTCTATTCAGCAATGATAAAATGAACTCAATGTTTTTCGTATGAACAAAATCATACTTCGGGGCCAATTTGGATTGATAAATCATTCTCAAGGCACGAGCAGCGGCATCAACAACCTACAGTAAAAACAGAACCACCATACTGAAATATGGAATAGAAGACATTATAATACTTGAAAGAAGCATCATTCATCAAAATACAAATGAGTCGCCCCAAAGATGCCTTACGGTATGTAATAGAGCTTGGTCTTTAATAGAAGACATACAATTTGTGGTACAAACTATTAAAGGACAGTGAGTACAAACATGCCCTTATCTTGCATGAATAATGTGAAAGGTACGGGCAGTCTAGCCTCTAATAAACTTATCATAATGAGCTGATACAGGAATTCCAAATTACTACATGATAATTGTTCTTCCCTTGACCTAAAAATGAAAACCTGTAATTGTATAACATTGGTAGATACGTCATACGCTGCAGATTCAAAACGAAATTTGGAGCATGTCAAAATATCCATTGAAAGATATTGTGTGCGCAGAATCTTACAAACAAACTACAAATGCGAAACCAGGTAACGTCAATGACAACTATATTAAGATCTAACAATCCAAATTGGTAtctaaattaaatttttaattttagtCTTTCACAACTTTAATTTGCGAAAACTGAGGACCAGAGAACATAATATTTCACTCGTGTTGACGCTATAGGAATGTGAGGGGAAAAATAAATGTCAATAAATAAAGATACATGTCCAAATCTGTTTAAGACGGCACTCCCGCCGTCATGTGTATATGACAAACCTTGGGACTTAATGTTGAAAAAACAACTAGCCACTTGCATAAAGTCTATTGTAAAGTTATATTACCTCTTGTTTGGTGTAAGATCTGAACAGGCTAAAAATCAAAAAGAATCTTACATCTCAAAATAATTACCATTAAGAAGGGAAAATACGCCAAGAAGactttttagaattaataaatacTAAACACATATCATAATTAATATACCATTAAGAAGGGAAAATACGCCAAGAAGactttttagaattaataaatattaaagaCATATCATAATTAATATATCCTCATTTTACCAATCCTTAATCATTCAAGCCCTTTCAGACTTATCTTGCAGGTGCCTATTTCTTCAAGACACGTGTCTTGATTCTCCTTTTCCTAGAACACTAGCACCTCTTGTCAGTCAACCGTTATCTATTTAAACCTAATTCATTGTGCTCCCCATAATGAGTATTAAATTAAGGCAACTAAGCACTCCGATAAGCTCGAACCGCCATAATCTACTATTCTGAATTCCATCACTGGTTCCAGCGCAACAGATACATTTACCAGCCCTAATCCTCCATTTCAATGCATATTCGCGATTAATTAAAACTTCAGTCCAACATGTTCGcatcaaaattaaaaatttaaactAATTCAATCACCTCACGACAAGAGCTAATAAATAAAAATTTCCAATTCAATTATTTATTTACCTTGTCATTACTTGTTCCGtcaaaaacaaatatatatatatatatatccaccaAAAGTATTCATTACATTTCCCAAAATCGAAACATTAAAACACAAAGTCTGAGctaaaaaacacaaaaaccattTCAAATTATCATGTCACCTTATCATCACTTGTTCCACCAAAAACAACATATATCTACCAAAAGGATTCGATAAATATTCCCAAAATCGAAACCTTACAAAACAACGTACAGCTAAAAACACAAAAAACCATATGAAATCATCAGTTTACTTTATCACCGCTTGTTAAGccaaaatatatatacatatatataatctAACAGTATTCAACACATATTCCCAAAATTGGGACCTTACAAAAACAAAGTTCGAGCTCATAAAAGAACACAAGAACCGTATCAAATTATCCTTTTACCTAATTACCACGCACAAGCACACATATCTCCCCTATTTATCACAAATTAACCACATTTCTAAATTCACCCAACATTTCAACATAACCTCAAAATTAACAATTTTAACCTAATTCAATTATTTCTTTACGTTATCATCACTTGTACCgtcaaacacacacacacacacatatatctTATATCCGCCAAAATTATTCAATACATTTCCCAAAATCGAAACCTTGCAGCACAAAGTCTAAGCTAAAAAACACACAAACATATCAAATTATCATTTCACCTTTTCATCACTTGTTCCACACCCAAAAGTATTCAATCTTTATTCCCAAAATCGAAACCTTACAAAACAAAGTCCGACTAAAACCACAAAAACCATATCAAAACATCATTTACCTTATCATCACTTGTTAAGCCAAAAACATATATCCGCCAAATTAATTCAACACATATTCCCAAAACCGAAACCTTACAACACAAAAACCATATCAATTTAACCTGTTACCTAATCATCACGGAACAGATACACATATCTCCCCTACTTATCCACAAAATTCACCACATTTCTAAATTCACGAACATTTCAACACAACATCAAAATCAACAATTTAACCTAATTCACAACACAACTAACAAACACAACAATAATTCAACGAAAAAACTCAATTCACCTTCTCGTTACGATGCGAAATGAGAAGCATCAAATGCTGAAACGCCCCGGCCTCAAGCACCGCCTTAACACCAGCATCCACACCACACGCGAAGCTTCCGAGAACAGCACACGACTGGACCAAAACAGTGTTAACATCGCCGGAGACATCAAAGGCGGCGGAGCAGAGAATCTCGACGACGAACGGAACAGCGCCGAGCTTAATATAGGTCAATTTTTTGGTGCGATTGCCGATAATTTGATTCTTAAGTTCTCTTAAAGCTTTGATTCTGGCTTCGCCGGCGGATCTCAGGCGAGAAATTAGATGCTCCGGACGGTTGTGAGACCACGAGGAAGGTATGGCTGATGACGGCATGACGGTGGTGAGATAATTGTCATGTGCGTGTACTTTCAAGGTGTGTTTGTGTGTGAGAGAGATTGTGGGTGAGGGAGAGATATTGAGGGGTTATTATAGGGATACAATTATTTCTGTGTGTAGTGTGTGTAGTGTTTGGAATGTCAAATGAAAAGATTGTTATGTACGTGGATTATAGTCTCTACAGTCCATGGTAAATGGCTCATAAATCGGTTTATTTATAATATATGTAGCTTGATTTATTTATTTCTGTTGATTTATATTTCTTGTAAATAAATAGGAATAAAACAAATCCCTGCAATCAAATTTTAAATAAGATATCTAGAATGAGATATATgtcaatttttattttttattgtatcaatatatatatTAGGAACCTTTACTCGAGCTATACGCATACTAgtcaaaaaaatatttaattttgctATTTTTTACGATTACCACTAAATAAATTGTTTTACCATTTATTTTTATGAATATTTATTTTACAGTGAAAATCATGATGTCGAGTTTATAAAAAAGTCTCTCAAATAATATCATCACAAATAGTTGCGGTATGATGTTAGTTAAATTTTTTTTGCAAATATATAGGAGAAAAATAAATGTTTACTCTTCTATATGTTCAATTGCAACATTAATTTTTAATCACATATAATATTATACATGATAATTTTGTGTATATCTTTAGACTTGTTTAAGAGTTATAATGAGTCTGATAAAGTAATTGTTTCAATTTAATTTCATTCATAGCATAGAATCCTATGTGTAttaaacaaaaatataataaGTTAACATTTAGAGATCAAAATGAAGCATTCTATAGCATTGGTTGGAAATTGAGGATTGAGCCTCAGTTGAAAGTATATTTAGTATCAAATATTACAATTATGCATTTGAGCAATCCATAGAATACTTACACTCACAACAAACATGTTGTAATCCTACATGTTAGcaatatgttgtgtacttgatgataacttgaacaaaacacttagtagattttggttaagtgaaattgtagctttcaacggatgatcatttttcaacatccgttgaaagagcaGCTTATGTACAATAAGACTAGTAGCACATCTTTGCATACTTGGATAGCTTAGTGAACTAAATGTTATAGATTGttcaagtcatgttaactactagattgatatacaagatagtatggttaattgtaaatattagatgttttgtaatcttgtgtaaatgaagta is a window from the Apium graveolens cultivar Ventura chromosome 1, ASM990537v1, whole genome shotgun sequence genome containing:
- the LOC141668504 gene encoding uncharacterized protein LOC141668504 isoform X2; its protein translation is MPSSAIPSSWSHNRPEHLISRLRSAGEARIKALRELKNQIIGNRTKKLTYIKLGAVPFVVEILCSAAFDVSGDVNTVLVQSCAVLGSFACGVDAGVKAVLEAGAFQHLMLLISHRNEKVVDAAARALRMIYQSKLAPKYDFVHTKNIEFILSLLNRTNENVTGLGASIITQSCRTKLEQSALSDAGVLKKLVSLLRGSLSQRDASLESLASLIKDNPAVISKFVGPESGRALSAVTELTKDRYPRTRLLACMCLIVVNSSSPTCLQGAGIKMKLITILLELMDDPGEVGDEAGFALSSFISESEDLQKLAFEANVVDKLCDQLQNCLLQIRRYQGILVALAGLSSKLECCRSKIFTHKAFNLMIDALNHERSEIRVAACLCLKSLSRSVQHLSAGHFMTETIIMPLIQLLCDTSTSVQVAALGAISNIMVNFAVHKPLFIRCGGVKQLVQLSKSMDSTIRVNAVLALRNLLFCVDKTCKEGILSELTASTLSSLICDPKTSVQEQALGFVRNLVDGLPDSIEFIFLEDSLLLHAVGRRLLSSSSTEVLVQGMYVLSNVASGNEFHKEAVIRQLLMQAEPDAMSIVIKFLQNNDSQLRIAAVWALVNLTSPSSPGAFRRVVRLRNAGVVQQLKTMVTDPCLDVKLRVRTALGQSMTFDDGVVVV
- the LOC141668504 gene encoding uncharacterized protein LOC141668504 isoform X1; this translates as MPSSAIPSSWSHNRPEHLISRLRSAGEARIKALRELKNQIIGNRTKKLTYIKLGAVPFVVEILCSAAFDVSGDVNTVLVQSCAVLGSFACGVDAGVKAVLEAGAFQHLMLLISHRNEKVVDAAARALRMIYQSKLAPKYDFVHTKNIEFILSLLNRTNENVTGLGASIITQSCRTKLEQSALSDAGVLKKLVSLLRGSLSQRDASLESLASLIKDNPAVISKFVGPESGRALSAVTELTKDRYPRTRLLACMCLIVVNSSSPTCLQGAGIKMKLITILLELMDDPGEVGDEAGFALSSFISESEDLQKLAFEANVVDKLCDQLQNCLLQIRRYQGILVALAGLSSKLECCRSKIFTHKAFNLMIDALNHERSEIRVAACLCLKSLSRSVQHLSAGHFMTETIIMPLIQLLCDTSTSVQVAALGAISNIMVNFAVHKPLFIRCGGVKQLVQLSKSMDSTIRVNAVLALRNLLFCVDKTCKEGILSELTASTLSSLICDPKTSVQEQALGFVRNLVDGLPDSIEFIFLEDSLLLHAVGRRLLSSSSTEVLVQGMYVLSNVASGNEFHKEAVIRQLLMQAEPDAMSIVIKFLQNNDSQLRIAAVWACNAYLRITLLSVAHVKGMYVLSNVASGNEFHKEAVIRQLLMQAEPDAMSIVIKFLQNNDSQLRIAAVWALVNLTSPSSPGAFRRVVRLRNAGVVQQLKTMVTDPCLDVKLRVRTALGQSMTFDDGVVVV